From Dendropsophus ebraccatus isolate aDenEbr1 chromosome 2, aDenEbr1.pat, whole genome shotgun sequence, a single genomic window includes:
- the TGFBR1 gene encoding TGF-beta receptor type-1 isoform X1, translated as MVTVIVRGMAGAAHFVLPGLCLLLLALRLPDAAALKCHCEHCIKDNQTCETDGLCLANLIIQDGKETHNSMCAASADLVPADRPFLCASTSKNGVYNSAYCCNKDFCNTRIQSPTDTSQKSFTTFTPVELAAIIAGPVCFICILLMFILYVCHNRTVIHHRVPSEEDPSLDRPFISEGTTLKDLIYDMTTSGSGSGLPLLVQRTIARTIVLQESIGKGRFGEVWRGKWRGEEVAVKIFSSREERSWFREAEIYQTVMLRHENILGFIAADNKDNGTWTQLWLVSDYHEHGSLFDYLNRYTVTVEGMLKLSLSTASGLAHLHMEIVGTQGKPAIAHRDLKSKNILVKKNGTCCIADLGLAVRHDSATDTIDIAPNHRVGTKRYMAPEVLDDSINMKHFESFKRADIYAMGLVFWEIARRCSIGGIHEDYQLPYYDLVPSDPSVEEMRKVVCEQKLRPNIPNRWQSCEALRVMAKIMRECWYANGAARLTALRIKKTLSQLSQQEGIKM; from the exons caTTAAAATGTCATTGTGAACATTGTATAAAAGACAACCAGACCTGCGAGACTGATGGATTGTGCTTAGCAAATCTAATAATACAAGATGGCAAGGAAACCCATAACAGCATGTGTGCTGCCAGTGCGGATCTTGTTCCTGCCGACAGACCATTTTTGTGTGCTTCCACCTCTAAAAATGGTGTATATAATTCTGCATATTGCTGTAACAAGGATTTTTGCAATACAAGAATACAATCTCCTACAG atACATCACAAAAGTCTTTCACCACCTTTACCCCAGTGGAGTTGGCAGCTATTATTGCTGGTCCTGTATGTTTCATCTGTATTTTACTGATGTTTATCTTGTACGTCTGCCACAACCGTACAGTTATCCATCACCGTGTTCCAAGTGAAGAAGACCCTTCATTGGATCGCCCATTTATATCTGAAGGGACAACTCTTAAGGATTTGATATATGATATGACCACCTCAGGATCTGGCTCAG GTCTCCCATTACTTGTGCAAAGAACTATTGCCAGAACAATAGTTTTGCAAGAGAGCATTGGCAAAGGTCGTTTTGGGGAAGTGTGGCGTGGAAAGTGGAGAGGTGAAGAAGTAGCAGTGAAAATATTCTCTTCAAGGGAAGAGCGCTCTTGGTTCCGTGAGGCAGAAATCTACCAAACTGTGATGTTGCGCCATGAAAACATACTTGGCTTTATAGCTGCAGACAACAAAG ATAATGGAACATGGACTCAGCTGTGGTTGGTGTCTGACTATCATGAGCATGGTTCACTGTTTGATTACCTAAACAGATATACAGTAACTGTGGAGGGAATGCTAAAGCTGTCATTATCCACAGCAAGTGGTCTAGCTCATCTTCACATGGAGATAGTTGGGACACAAG gaaaaCCAGCTATTGCACATAGAGATCTTAAATCTAAAAATATCTTGGTTAAGAAAAATGGAACTTGCTGCATTGCAGATCTAGGGTTAGCTGTGCGACATGATTCAGCTACAGATACTATTGATATTGCACCAAATCATAGAGTTGGAACAAAAAG GTACATGGCACCAGAGGTTCTTGATGATTCTATAAATATGAAACATTTTGAGTCCTTTAAGAGAGCTGATATCTATGCAATGGGATTAGTCTTCTGGGAAATAGCTCGCCGTTGTTCAATCGGTG GGATCCATGAAGATTATCAGCTACCTTACTATGACCTTGTTCCGTCTGATCCATCAGTTGAAGAAATGCGGAAAGTAGTTTGTGAACAGAAACTGAGGCCAAACATTCCAAATAGATGGCAGAGCTGTGAA GCATTACGTGTAATGGCCAAAATAATGCGGGAATGTTGGTATGCCAATGGGGCTGCAAGGCTCACTGCTTTACGGATCAAGAAAACATTGTCACAGCTTAGCCAGCAAGAAGGCATAAAAATGTAA
- the TGFBR1 gene encoding TGF-beta receptor type-1 isoform X2 — protein MCAASADLVPADRPFLCASTSKNGVYNSAYCCNKDFCNTRIQSPTDTSQKSFTTFTPVELAAIIAGPVCFICILLMFILYVCHNRTVIHHRVPSEEDPSLDRPFISEGTTLKDLIYDMTTSGSGSGLPLLVQRTIARTIVLQESIGKGRFGEVWRGKWRGEEVAVKIFSSREERSWFREAEIYQTVMLRHENILGFIAADNKDNGTWTQLWLVSDYHEHGSLFDYLNRYTVTVEGMLKLSLSTASGLAHLHMEIVGTQGKPAIAHRDLKSKNILVKKNGTCCIADLGLAVRHDSATDTIDIAPNHRVGTKRYMAPEVLDDSINMKHFESFKRADIYAMGLVFWEIARRCSIGGIHEDYQLPYYDLVPSDPSVEEMRKVVCEQKLRPNIPNRWQSCEALRVMAKIMRECWYANGAARLTALRIKKTLSQLSQQEGIKM, from the exons ATGTGTGCTGCCAGTGCGGATCTTGTTCCTGCCGACAGACCATTTTTGTGTGCTTCCACCTCTAAAAATGGTGTATATAATTCTGCATATTGCTGTAACAAGGATTTTTGCAATACAAGAATACAATCTCCTACAG atACATCACAAAAGTCTTTCACCACCTTTACCCCAGTGGAGTTGGCAGCTATTATTGCTGGTCCTGTATGTTTCATCTGTATTTTACTGATGTTTATCTTGTACGTCTGCCACAACCGTACAGTTATCCATCACCGTGTTCCAAGTGAAGAAGACCCTTCATTGGATCGCCCATTTATATCTGAAGGGACAACTCTTAAGGATTTGATATATGATATGACCACCTCAGGATCTGGCTCAG GTCTCCCATTACTTGTGCAAAGAACTATTGCCAGAACAATAGTTTTGCAAGAGAGCATTGGCAAAGGTCGTTTTGGGGAAGTGTGGCGTGGAAAGTGGAGAGGTGAAGAAGTAGCAGTGAAAATATTCTCTTCAAGGGAAGAGCGCTCTTGGTTCCGTGAGGCAGAAATCTACCAAACTGTGATGTTGCGCCATGAAAACATACTTGGCTTTATAGCTGCAGACAACAAAG ATAATGGAACATGGACTCAGCTGTGGTTGGTGTCTGACTATCATGAGCATGGTTCACTGTTTGATTACCTAAACAGATATACAGTAACTGTGGAGGGAATGCTAAAGCTGTCATTATCCACAGCAAGTGGTCTAGCTCATCTTCACATGGAGATAGTTGGGACACAAG gaaaaCCAGCTATTGCACATAGAGATCTTAAATCTAAAAATATCTTGGTTAAGAAAAATGGAACTTGCTGCATTGCAGATCTAGGGTTAGCTGTGCGACATGATTCAGCTACAGATACTATTGATATTGCACCAAATCATAGAGTTGGAACAAAAAG GTACATGGCACCAGAGGTTCTTGATGATTCTATAAATATGAAACATTTTGAGTCCTTTAAGAGAGCTGATATCTATGCAATGGGATTAGTCTTCTGGGAAATAGCTCGCCGTTGTTCAATCGGTG GGATCCATGAAGATTATCAGCTACCTTACTATGACCTTGTTCCGTCTGATCCATCAGTTGAAGAAATGCGGAAAGTAGTTTGTGAACAGAAACTGAGGCCAAACATTCCAAATAGATGGCAGAGCTGTGAA GCATTACGTGTAATGGCCAAAATAATGCGGGAATGTTGGTATGCCAATGGGGCTGCAAGGCTCACTGCTTTACGGATCAAGAAAACATTGTCACAGCTTAGCCAGCAAGAAGGCATAAAAATGTAA